A single Chanos chanos chromosome 8, fChaCha1.1, whole genome shotgun sequence DNA region contains:
- the LOC115818586 gene encoding sodium/potassium/calcium exchanger 3-like, whose protein sequence is MFCALALVCDDYFVPSLEKICERLHLSEDVAGATFMAAGSSAPELFTSIIGVFITKGDVGVGTIVGSAVFNILCIIGVCGFFAGQAVRLSHWTLLRDSAFYTLSIAALIAFIHDEEVSWVESLVLILMYLVYILIMKFNSRVQRYFERGRRCTRSLANGTAGSGDVEENMHDSSAHCRPSVLMVDELLCAYPHRFSLSEAGMRVMITNHFSPRTRLSMASRMLISERQRLINTRLCSAGDAEMQAGIAERRSLENGVGVAERSANGRCHCERRREEEGRGKETGNENEDNENNENDGEEEGEGDEGPFVPFAVPAGVCSKLKWLGLWPLCFLLYFTVPNCAKPRWENWFMITFLTATLWIAGLSYIMVWMVTVIGYTLGIPDVIMGITFLAAGTSVPDCMASLIVARQGMGDMAISNSIGSNVFDILVGLGLPWVLQTLAIDYGSTIHLNSRGLVFSVGLLLASVFFAVLGVHLNHWTLNRKLGSACLLLYAVFLCFSILIEFNVFTFVNLPMCQDDL, encoded by the exons ATGTTCTGTGCTCTGGCCCTGGTTTGTGATGACTATTTTGTCCCCTCTCTGGAGAAGATTTGTGAG CGTCTGCATCTGAGTGAAGATGTGGCGGGGGCGACCTTCATGGCAGCGGGCAGCTCTGCCCCCGAACTTTTCACCTCTATCATAG GAGTGTTCATCACTAAAGGCGACGTCGGGGTGGGAACCATCGTGGGTTCCGCCGTGTTCAACATCCTGTGTATCATCGGAGTGTGTGGCTTCTTCGCCGGACAG GCTGTCAGACTCTCTCACTGGACTCTACTCAGGGACTCTGCCTTCTACACACTCTCTATAGCTGCCCTCATcgca TTTATCCATGACGAAGAAGTTTCCTG GGTGGAGTCATTGGTCTTGATTCTCATGTACCTGGTTTACATCCTGATTATGAA GTTTAACTCCCGCGTCCAGCGCTACTTTGAGAGGGGAAGGAGGTGCACGCGGAGTCTGGCCAATGGCACGGCGGGGAGCGGAGACGTGGAGGAGAACATGCATGACTCCTCC GCTCACTGCAGGCCCTCAGTGCTGATGGTGGATGAGCTGCTGTGTGCCTACCCTCACAGATTCTCCCTCTCTGAGGCCGGTATGAGAGTGATGATCACCAACCACTTCTCCCCCCGGACGCGTCTCTCCATGGCCTCACGCATGCTCATCTCTGAG agacagaggctgaTCAACACTAGACTGTGCAGCGCAGGGGATGCAGAGATGCAGGCCGGGATTGCAGAGAGGCGGAGCCTGGAGAACGGGGTGGGCGTGGCCGAGAGGAGCGCGAACGGTCGCTGTCACTgcgagaggaggagagaggaggaggggaggggaaaggaGACGGGAAACGAGAACGAGGACAACGAAAACAACGAGAATGAcggagaggaagaaggagagggtGACGAAGGCCCCTTTGTCCCGTTCGCAGTTCCAG ctggGGTGTGTAGTAAGCTGAAGTGGCTTGGTCTCTGGCCTCTGTGCTTTCTGCTCTACTTCACTGTGCCTAACTGTGCCAAGCCGCGCTGGGAGAACTGGTTCATGATCACTTTCCTGACTGCCACACTGTGGATCGCCGGCCTTTCCTACATCATGGTGTGGATG GTAACTGTCATTGGCTACACGCTTGGCATTCCCGACGTGATTATGGGCATCACATTCTTGGCAGCTGGCACCAGCGTGCCCGACTGTATGGCCAGCCTGATCGTGGCACGACAag GCATGGGTGACATGGCCATCTCCAACTCCATCGGCAGTAACGTGTTTGACATCCTGGTGGGACTAGGCCTGCCCTGGGTACTACAGACGCTCGCCATAGATTACGGCTCCACC aTACACCTGAACAGTAGGGGACTGGTCTTCTCCGTGGGTCTTCTCCTCGCTTCGGTCTTTTTTGCA GTGCTGGGGGTTCACTTGAACCACTGGACCCTGAACAGGAAGCTCGGCTCGGCGTGCCTGCTGCTGTACGCCgtcttcctctgcttctccATCCTCATCGAGTTCAACGTGTTCACCTTTGTCAACCTGCCCATGTGCCAGGACGACCTCTGA